CTGGACCCGGGGAATGCTTTTTTCCCTGGTTGGGACCGTGGCATTTTATGTGGTGATGTCTCTTCCGGATTTACCTGCTCCGGTGCACACTGTCTTCACCATGTGGCACAATGTCTGCTTTACCGGAGTATGGGTAGCCGGGTTCGTTTTGCTGTACAGGCTGGAATATTTCAGGAAAGTGACGGTTCCATTGCTGACTTATGGGCGCATGAGTCTCACCAACTACGTCTCCCAGTCCATAATAGGCTCCCTGATTTTCTTCCCGTACGCGTTAGGGCTGGCCCCTTATTGCGGATATCTGGTCAGCTTTGCAATCGGTTGTGCTGCCATGGCCGGACAGATATGCTTCTGCCGCTGGTGGCTGGAGCGACATCGTTACGGAGTTCTGGAAGGATGGTGGCACTGGGGGACTTGGCTGGATGCAGGAAAGGCACTCAAACCGGAAGCTCAGTAGAAGACTGGGATTTCTCCATACGGTCCGTTCTGGTGAATCTCCCTGAACTGACGGAAGGACAGCAGAAGTCTCTGGACGAAGACGAAAGTATCCTGCTGGATTCGCCGATTCCGGAGACGGAACTGGATGCACTCGAAAGCTGCATCCGGCTCTGCGGTGAAGGCATCGACATTCTTGATGTCCGTTGCCTGTATGCCGTCGCCCGTAATAAATATACAAGGGACATGTACGAAGCCAATATCGGGGCCGTACTGAGACATCTGCTCGAGTCCCGCCATCATCCCGGAAAGGAGGAGTTGCCTGATGCTGACGATTGAGAAGTACAAAGGCTCTCGCTTCTGGGCCGTCTTTCGCGACGGAGAGCTGTTGGCCGTGACCGTGTATAAACGGGGAGCCCAGGCTATTGTCAGGGCATTGGAAGGCAAATGTAAATGAACCTGTCCATTCAGCAGCTCGCCTTCATCATAAAGTTGAGCTGTTTTTTAGCTGCTGTACGGAGATTCCAGTTTCCAGCCCCAAATGATGAATACGTATTGAGGGTAATGTAGAGCCCGGATATGTCTGGGGCTACTTCTGCAAGTACATGTTCTCTCCCAGCCTGGACAAGTACAGGTACGAGTATAAGGCGTATTCGCCAGAGACAATCAAGGATGTTATTCTGGAATGGATCAGCGAGTACCAGGACAAGGAGATGATCAAGCAGTTTCGAAAAGCGGGGCTGTATGAGCCTCCCAGGTTGTCATAGCCACACGTTACGGGTTGTGTTACGGTTCGATGTAAAATCCCTTGATAAAACAGGGGTAATCGTAACGAAGATTTCACAAAAGCACAACAGGATAATGAGGGGCATTCTGCGTGAATGCTTTATGATTAGTCTGTTGTTTGTTTGTGAGTTACGGGGATTTTTCGGGGTGCGGCAGTGTCTTCAAAAGAGTACGCGTGCGAAACATTCCTCCCGGAATAAAACCGCACAGGCAAACTTTCCTCACGCACTTCTTCTGAAGAAGAAGTGCGTTGCTGATAACGAAAAGGAATAAACGCATGGTCGTACTGCTTCTGATAGGAGCAACAATGGCTACTGCCTGGACCTGGGGTATGGACGATGAATACGCCAAGGAAAATAACCTTTACCGCCCTAACTTCTTCGAGTGGATCGGAAACGGATTCTGCCTCGCAGGAGATAAATAATTTCTGTACGCCCGGGACCCATGGTATGGTTCTCGACTACTTCCCGCCCTTTAGGTTCCGGGTGTACAGTTCAGCTTTCTGCAGGATACCAATTCGTCTATTAGCATAGTCCATCATGACGCCGAGTGGCGTCTTGCCCGGTATCCTGCAGGAAACATTGTCGTCCTCGATAATCCGGGGACGTGGATTGAAACGTATTGGCTCTTATGCTGCCAACCAAACGGCCATATTGAGGCTCCCGGGGAAACAGTCTCCGGGAGCCTCGATTCTTTTTAGCCCCAGAATGGCCCTACAAGGGCCGTTTACCTTCCGGGACGCAAGATTACACCTCTCAGCCCCTGAACGCCCTTTCTCGGGCATCCTGGGGCCATTCTCGCCGGGTTTGCGGAATTGCTTCCGATTCTGTCCCTCGTGTGCGCGTATGCGTGTCGCATGGGTGAGCACCGGGTGTATGGGAGTGGAAGCCCTGACCGCGAGGTTTGCGTGAGGGGCCGATCCTCTTAGCAACGTACGAGGGCGAGGACGAAGTCCGAGCAAAGTTGGATGACGCCGGGCCAGCTCCGAGGCGCGACCCGAAGGGGCGCGGCGCGGAGCGCAGCCGGCGGCAGCCCAAACGGTGTGATAGCGCGACGAAGGAGCGCGTCTATTTTCCCTACGGAAAGCTCACGCGAGGGAGCTTTCCGTAGGTGATTCGGAACGAATCATACTTATTATGTGGGTCAAATTTGACCCTTACCTGGTAGTTAACTTTTCTTAAATATTTCTTTGTAACTCCTTGTCTCACAATAATAGCAAACGCTAACACCATGATTAAGAACGAGTTACGAAGACGATTTTTTGCGCTTTGAAAAAGCGCGATCATTGATACTCAATGGTTTTCTGTTTAGCAGGGTGTTACTCAGGGTATAAAATACCCATAAAAATGGCCCCTAAGCCACAAACTTCATGTTTCTCAACGACTTATGGATATAATTGACCAAATAATGGCACGAATCAAGTACCGCTACAACTGCGATGAGCACACCGCAAGAGCTATCCTTGGCTCCCGGATTCAACGGGACCAGGCGTACATCAAAGTGATGCTGGGGCAGCCGAAATTCTCTCCGGCCATGCAGGGAAAGCTGGAAGAAGTAGAGAGGTTTTTTGCTGAGTCTCCTGACGAGATTCTGTGTTGCCCCTATGCCCCGGCCAGCGACAGAAGCGTCGATGCGCTTCAAAGGATTATGGCAAGTATCGGAAGGAAGGTTCCCTACTACGAGAATTGCAGCCAGATCAGAAGCGGTATCGGTAAGCTGGCGTGGAGGTTTACTATGCGAGGACCTGTGCTGTGTATGAAAGGAACCGGCAAGCCTGTCGAGGATACAGGAAAATTCGTACAGATTTTCCCGGGAACCGCGAAGGGCAAGAAGGTATGGAGGCAGAGGAAGACAGTGACTTTCCCTATAAGTGGAAAAGATGAACTCTATCCTTCTGCGAGGCGACTCAAGGAGATTATCACGGATCAACAACACTGGTTCGAGGATTACAAGGTGACGTACCGGGAGGAAACGTTTTCCGGGATGGAGGTGGTTTCTGTCATTCCTCCGGAAGTCCGTCTCGTATTTCCAGTCCGTATTAACAGTGTGTATAAGGCACGTAATGAGGATCTGATTATTCGCAGCGAATCCAGACCGATTGAGTATGCGCCCATGATGGCAATGTACGCAGCATGGCTTTACAGTACTTTCGAGTATCCAAGGCCAAACAAACCTCTGACTGCTCTTCGCCCGGACGGGAAGATGGTGCAATCTCTGGTAACAGCAGCAGACGCCGTAGACAGGGAGTTTCAGAAAAAACTGACTGAGGCTATCGCCGAAAGCAAAAAATTTAGGAGAAAATATGCCTAAAGTAACAAGATTGAACCCTCACTTTATTGAGGATAATACCCGGCACGAGTGCGTACCTGGTTCCAAAGTACAAATGAACATGGATAAAATAAACCAAATTATCGAGCTCCTCAAGGAGCCGCATGCCGGCGACGAGTACGTTGTCCAGGCTATTCTGATGGGGCGCGTGTGCGTCGCGCAGAATCACAGGAATGAATCCGCAGTCGCAACGGACATTCCCTTCACTAGTGCCCCTCCTGAGATTCCCTCGACGGATCAATATCAGGGTGGTTATTACGAGGGTGATGTTTTTGTTTCGACTAACGTGGAGCTCATGCACCGCATATTCGAAGTGTATGACGGCAATCTTTACTTCAGGGACAGGAAGCGTAATCCATTTTTACGCACCAAGCAGGGAATCGTCAGGCTGTATGATTCCGATGTCTCCCTGATTATGGGAGTGGCCGCCAATCCTGTTCTGCAAGGGGAGTACCAGTTTGCTGCTGAATCAGATATCGTGCGCCATGAGAGGGCTACGTACGATGTGAGGACATGGGGCAAAGGTAATTGAATATCCCCCGGTAACCCAAGAAATCGGGTTCTTCGTCATTACATTGTAGACAGACACAAATTAGTGTAGATTTCCATCTAGAAGAACGAGCGGTTTCTTCTTATTTTACAATGTTTTTCGACAATAAGCATGTCCCCTGAATGTCCCCCAGTTCGTCAAAAAATAAGATTTTTGACTTCTCATCCCCGACAACAAGAAACCCTCTTCAAGTATTTCACTTAAAGAGGGTTATTTGGTACGCACGAAAGGACTCGAACCTTCACAGGGTTGCCCCCACTAGAACCTGAATCTAGCGCGTCTACCATTCCGCCACGTGCGCTTTTAGTTGGTAAGACGTGAGGAGTTAACCACGAGGGAGTATGTTTGGCAAGTATTTTCCTTCGTTTTTTTCGATCATGGATGAGAATGGAGGATGCGGGATGAACGAGAAAGCCCCACGTACGGGGATGCGAGTGGAGCTTTCTATTTAAGGTGTTGATTGTGTTAGTATTGCAGTGTTCCTTCGAGGACGAGCCGTTCAAAATCTGCGACATTGATGACTTGTCCGGTTAGGCGTGCGTGTTCCATGGCGAAGGCCATGACGTGGGAGTGGGCGGACTGGGTGATGGAGGTTTTCATGTCGGCCGGGGTGGGGACATTGACCATGTCGTCGTACAGTTCGTTGACGAGTCCCCAGTCGCCACCTCCGTGGCCGGCGTAACCTCCGTCGGCTTCCGGGACTTCAATGACGCGGACGGGACCTCCGAAGTGATCCTGGACGGTGATTTCTCCAGGTCCGTTGTTTTTGTAAAAGACACCTGCGCGGAGTTTGCCCTTGGTGCCGTAGATTTCAATGTGGCGGCCTTGTTCGAAAGCGGTCATGGTGAATGTACCGGTCATGCCGCCTTCGAAGCGCATGATGCCGACCTGGTGGTCCGGTTGGTTGTTGTCGCACTGGAGGTAGTCGCGGCCCCAGGGACTGGTGCGGAGCCATTCGTAGATTTCTTCTTCGGTGGCTTCGTCGGCTCGGTCGTAGACCATCCGGAGCCAGCGGCGGGCTTCGGCGTCGGTGGCGTATTTGCGGGCGTCCCAGGGATCTTCGCCGACGGGGGTGGTCCAATCGACACAGCGTTCGGGACGCGGGCTTCGGAGGGTTTCCTTGCGGAAGAAGGTGAGTTCTCCGAAGCTGGCGATGGATTCGCATTTGCGGCCGAAGAGCCAGTAGAGGATGTCCATGTCATGGCAGCATTTGGCGACGATCATGGGAGTGGAGGTATTGCTGTTACCCCAGTGTCCGCGCGTGAAGGAGTGGGCGAAGTGCCAGGCTCCGACTCCTTCGTTGGCGTTGAATGTGATGATGTCGCCGAGTTCTCCGCTGGTGATGATGTCGCGGATGGTGTTATAGAACGGGGTGTAGCGCAGGACGTGACAGACGAGGACGCGGCGGTTGAGTTCTTCTGCCAGATCGCGGAGCTGGAGGGCTTCCCTCAGGGTTTGGGCGATGGGTTTTTCGAGCAGGATGTCGTAACCGAGGCGAAGGGCTTTTTGGCAAGGGATATAGTGGTAGTTGTCCTGGGTGCCGATGATGGCGACGTCGGCGAGTTTGGGTTCGGCCAGGAGGGCTTCGGCGTTTTCAAAGAGACGGACGGAAACCTGTTCGTCCGCGGGGGCGTAGCTGCGGACGGCTTCGGTGCGTTCGCGGACGGGGTCGGCCGCTGCGTTGATTTTGTAGCGTTCGGGGGTTTCCATTGCCAGTTTTGTATAGGTGCGGGTACGTGCGCCGCAGCCGATGCCGGCAAGGCTGAGCCTGTGTGGAGAGGTCATGGTGTGGAGTGAGTAATTGTTTGTTAAAGTGTTGAAATGAAGCTGAAGGGGGTTCAAGCCTGATGGATGCCGCTTTTGATGAGGAGGGCTTCGGCGTCGGGGTCGCGTCCCATGAAGTCGCGGTAGAGTTCGGCGGCTGGTTTGCTGTTGCCTTTGGAAAGGATGCAGCGGCGGAAATCCCGGCCTGTTTGCTTGTTGAGGACACCTTCCTTGAGGAAGCGGGAGAAGGCATCGGCTTCTAGAACTTCCGCCCACTTGTAGGAGTAGTACCCGGCGGCGTATCCGGTTGGGTCTGCAAAGATGTGGGTAAGGCGCCGGGCGACGGAGTTGCCTTTAGCTGTCATGGGAACGCGGTAGTCGCTGAGGATTTCATCGTCTACTTCTTCAATGTTGCGGCCCAGGTAACGGTCGGTATGGACGTGGAGTTCAAGGTCGAGCTTGCCGAAGGTAAGCTGGCGCATGAAAGCTGTGGCGCTCATGTAATTGCGGGCGGCGCGCATTTTTGCGAAAAGTTCGTCGGGGATGTCTTCGCCGCTCTGGTAGTGGGAGGCGTACATGTTGACGGATTCTTTTTCCCAGCACCAGTTTTCGTTGATTTGGGAGGGAAGTTCGACGAAATCCCAGGCGACGTTGGTACCGGAGAGGGATTTGACTTCCACATCGCTGAGGAGCTGATGGAGCAGGTGCCCGAATTCGTGAAAGATAGTTTCTACTTCCCGATGGGCCAGCAGGGCGGGTTTGTCGCCGACGGGCTTGGTCATGTTACCGATCATGAGGCCGAGGTGAGGGATGCGGGGCTGGCCGTCCATGGGGGGCAGCCCGTAGCTGAGGCAGTTCATCCAGGCGCCCCCGCGTTTGGAGTCGCGAGGATGCCAGTCGGCATAGAACGAACCGAGGTGTTCTCCTGTCTCGGTGTCGCGAATTTCGTAGAAGAGTACTTCGGGGTGCCATACTTCCACGGCGTCTTGTTCTTCGGGGGTGCGTTCACGGCCCTCAAGGCAGACGGTGGGTTTCTGGATGACTTCGATACCGTAGAGGAGGGAGTATATGGCAAACATGCCCTGCATGACTTTGTCGACAGAGTAGTAGGGACGGAGATCTTCTTCGTTGAAGGCGTAGAGTTCCTGTCGGCGTTTTTCCGCCCAGTACGATGTTTCCCAAGGGCTGAGTTTGTCTGCCTGTTCACCGGTTTTAGCGTTTCTGTAGGCGAGGAGTTCGCTCATGTCCTGGATGAAACAGGGCTTGACTTCATCGTGCAGGTGGTTGATGAAGTTGAGGGCATTGTCTCCGGATCCGGCCATGCGGCGCGAGGTGGTGTAGTCGGCAAAAGTGTTGAAGCCGAGCATGGCGACTTTTTCCTGACGCAGGCGGAGGATGCGGTCGATGAGTCGGGAATTGTCGTATTCTCCGGTACCGATTGTCGTGGAGCCTTCCCAGAGCCGGCGTCGCAGCTTATCGGATTCCGCGAATTGGAGGACGGGGCTCATTGAGGTGAATTGCTGGGTGAAGCGCCAGGCCGGGGACTCTTCCGTACCGTGTCCTTTGGAAAGGGCATCGAGCCGGGCGGCTTCGCGGGCAGAGTCCGGAAGTCCGGCAAGTTCGGCCTCATCGGTGACGATGAGTTCCCAGGCGTTGGTGGAGTCCAGCACGTTTTCCGCGAATTTTTTGGTGAGCTGGGTGAGTTCCGCCTGGATTTCGGCAAAGCGGTTTTTGTCTTCTTCGGGGAGATCGGCTCCGCTTTCACGGAAGTCGGCCAGAGTTTCTTCGATGAAGCGTTTTTTCGTCGGGGAGAGTTGTTCGACCCATGGGCATTCGGCTGCTTTTTTCAGGACGTTCCAGAGAGCGGGATTGAGGGGGATGGATGCGGAGAAGCGTGACACTTCGGGCAACATGTCGGCTATGGCTTCTCTTTGCGCCGGGTTATCCATGACGGAGTCCAGGTGCATGAGGCGTCCCCAGCCAAGATTGAGGGCATCTGTGGCCTGTTCCAAGGCGCCGAAGGTGGATTCGTAGGTGAGACGGTCAAGGGGCTGGCTGCAAATGGACTTAATGTTCCGGGCGGCTTGTTCCATGGCGAGAGTGATGTCCGGTTTGACGCATTCTGGCTTGAGTTGCGACCACCGGACTTGGAAATCCGGGTTGAGGAAAGGATGGGGATCTTGTTGCATGGCTATTTGGATGATGGTGTGGACGTTCGTCTGGAGGATGAAGAGGATTTTGTTTTTCCGGTTTTTTTACCGGGGCGGGAGGATGATGAGGGGAGAACTTGTTCAGGGTTTACTGCTGCTTGCTCTGCTTTTTGCAGGAGAGCCAATAAAGCGGCATGGTTGGGAAAACGCCGGAGGCCTTCCTTACAGGAATTTTTGCAAGAGACCCAGTCCCGTTTACGGGCGTGCCATTGGGCGAGCCGCAATTCGGCCGGATAGGGCAGGACAGGGGGCATGAGGAGGGAGGAGAATCGTTGCTGTTCCACGTCGGATTGGAGCCAGATGGGGGCGGAATCCGTGTAGAGAAGGGCTTTGCATTCCAATCCGAGGCGGTCATTTAATTCCAGACTGCGTACCCAGTGAGAAACGGCGCCTTCTTCATCGGCTTTGGGGCCGCTTTGGACAAGGGTGGTACAAATTTTTTCCAAGTTGGCCAATCTGGATGAAAGATCCTTTTTGTTACCGTTGACGAGAGCTGTTTTTCCTTGGGCAACCTGGATACAGGCTGCTGTGATGCCGTCGCTGAGAGAAGGTGGATTTATGTCCAGGGTTTGGGGTGTGACGGATTCGATTTCCCGGGATCCCTTCCAGGGATATCGTGAGAGAGCCAGGCGCATGGGCAGCGTGCGGGTTTCCCAAAGCTGCATGAGCGACCCTGTTGCACGGGGACGGGATGTGTCGACGGGGCGGGAGGCGAGTTTGGCTGCTTCCCGGATGGCTCCGTTTTCATCTCCCCGGCAGAAGCGGGCCATTGCCTTGTAGGCTAGTGAACGGAACAGTCCTTCATTGTCCGCTGGTGAAAGTTTCTCTTCATTTTGCCACAAGGTATAAGCATCTGCCGCACGGGCAAAAGAATCTTCAGAGGCTTTGTAGTCCCCCCGGCGAAACTGGATATGTCCCAGAAGGTGAAGAGCTGGCGGATAGCCGGGTACTAGTTCCAGAGCTTTTTGTACTGCCTGCAGGGCATCCTCTCCCATGGTGGGGTTTGTTTCCTGTAAAAGGGCTTTCATGAACCAGGCCGCCGGAGTGGATGGGTGAGCGGTCAGATAGGCATCCAGCAGGGTTTGAGCCTGTTCCTGCCCGGGCTTGGGGGAACCTTTGTCGGTGAAACCGTCGCGCAACATCATGGCGGCGAAGAGAGGCGCCCATGGGTCGCGTTTCCAATTGTCTGCAATATCCAGAAAAACCTTGGCGGCATCCGGAGAACCGTTTTTCAACAAGGTTACGAGGGCTCTCCCGTATTCCAATTCACGGGAAGGCAATTGTCCCAATTCCAGCTGAAGCCTGATGTTCTGCAATGCCTGTTCCTTCCGGGCTTCGTGCTCGTGATGGGGAGTAATGCAACTAAGCGCCAGTCCCCATTGGGCCATCATGCACGAAGGATCCAGTTTGATGGCTTTCCTGAATTCCCGGTAGGCGGCGTCATCCCAGAATGTCAGGAGACAGGCAATGCCATTGAGAACATGACGCTGTGCCTCCGAGGATGAGGTTGCGACGAGCATTGTCAACCCTCCGCAAGGATATGTAGCCCATTCTCCCGGGGCGGGCGCAGCCGGAACTCCCATGTTGCCCCCTGTGAGGTTGGCCGCTCCCGGGGGCTGGGGTGTTTCCTGCTCCGCCCATCCCGGGCAGATGGGGAGCACCGCGCAGAACAATGGCAGCAAGGGGCGAAGGAAGGAGATCATGGCGTTTGTTACATACGATCCGGTACCTGAATGCCGAGGAGTCCCAATCCATGTTGGAGAACACGGGCCGTCAGCTCGCACAAAGCCAGGCGAGAGTGCCGGGTGACGCCTTCGGATTTGAGGACCGGACAGGCTTCATAGAATGAATGGAAGGCGCGAGCCAAATCGAAGAGGTAGGCGGCTAGAATGTTCGGACGGCAGTCGTCCAGAACCATCGGCACTACTTCCGCATATCTGACCAGCATGCGTGACAGGTGGATTTCCGCAGGCTCCGTCAAGGTTATCGGAATCGACCAATCGAGCGTTTCTCCGTCCAGTTTACGGAAGATGGAACGGACCCGAACATAGGAGTTCTGGAGGTAGGGAGCCGTGTCGCCCTGCAGGGCCAGCATCTTGTCCCAGTTGAATACATAGTCCGTCATGCGGTTCTGGGAAAGTTCGGCAAATTTTACAGCACCGATACCGACGATGGTCGAGACGCGGGATTTTTCTTCAGCGACCATGTCCGGGCTCTTTTCTTCAATGACTTTGCCGGCTCGTTCGATGGCTTCGTCCAGAACGTCCTGGAGGGACACCGTATCGCCGGAGCGCGTCTTGAACGGACGGCGGTCATCCCCAAGGATGGAACCGAATGCGATGTGACGGAAATCGCCGGTCATGCCGCGGCGGCGCTGGACATCGAAGATTTGGCGGAAGTGCAATTCCTGCGGGGCTCCTACAACATACCAGATAGAATCCGCGTGCCATGTTTTGATGCGGTAGTCCAGAGTGGCGAGGTCGGTTGTGGCGTAGAGGAATCCGCCATCGGCTTTGCGGATAATACAGGGATTGGGTCGCCAGTCATCCTTGTCGCGGACGAGGAAGGGGCTGTCTGCTGATGGTTCCTTACCGTCTTCCTCGAATACGCAAATGGCGCCATCGCTCTCGCGGGCAATACCCGATGCGAGCATATCGTCGACGAGAGGGGCGAGGGCATCGTTGTAGAAACTTTCACCCAGCCAGTGATCGAAGTGGATGTCGAGCCTGTTGTAGATCTTTTCCAAGCCGGATTTGGATACTGCAACGCAACGTTGCCAGATATCCAGGTTTTCTTGGTCTCC
This is a stretch of genomic DNA from Akkermansia sp. N21116. It encodes these proteins:
- a CDS encoding Gfo/Idh/MocA family oxidoreductase, with protein sequence MTSPHRLSLAGIGCGARTRTYTKLAMETPERYKINAAADPVRERTEAVRSYAPADEQVSVRLFENAEALLAEPKLADVAIIGTQDNYHYIPCQKALRLGYDILLEKPIAQTLREALQLRDLAEELNRRVLVCHVLRYTPFYNTIRDIITSGELGDIITFNANEGVGAWHFAHSFTRGHWGNSNTSTPMIVAKCCHDMDILYWLFGRKCESIASFGELTFFRKETLRSPRPERCVDWTTPVGEDPWDARKYATDAEARRWLRMVYDRADEATEEEIYEWLRTSPWGRDYLQCDNNQPDHQVGIMRFEGGMTGTFTMTAFEQGRHIEIYGTKGKLRAGVFYKNNGPGEITVQDHFGGPVRVIEVPEADGGYAGHGGGDWGLVNELYDDMVNVPTPADMKTSITQSAHSHVMAFAMEHARLTGQVINVADFERLVLEGTLQY
- a CDS encoding M3 family metallopeptidase, with the protein product MQQDPHPFLNPDFQVRWSQLKPECVKPDITLAMEQAARNIKSICSQPLDRLTYESTFGALEQATDALNLGWGRLMHLDSVMDNPAQREAIADMLPEVSRFSASIPLNPALWNVLKKAAECPWVEQLSPTKKRFIEETLADFRESGADLPEEDKNRFAEIQAELTQLTKKFAENVLDSTNAWELIVTDEAELAGLPDSAREAARLDALSKGHGTEESPAWRFTQQFTSMSPVLQFAESDKLRRRLWEGSTTIGTGEYDNSRLIDRILRLRQEKVAMLGFNTFADYTTSRRMAGSGDNALNFINHLHDEVKPCFIQDMSELLAYRNAKTGEQADKLSPWETSYWAEKRRQELYAFNEEDLRPYYSVDKVMQGMFAIYSLLYGIEVIQKPTVCLEGRERTPEEQDAVEVWHPEVLFYEIRDTETGEHLGSFYADWHPRDSKRGGAWMNCLSYGLPPMDGQPRIPHLGLMIGNMTKPVGDKPALLAHREVETIFHEFGHLLHQLLSDVEVKSLSGTNVAWDFVELPSQINENWCWEKESVNMYASHYQSGEDIPDELFAKMRAARNYMSATAFMRQLTFGKLDLELHVHTDRYLGRNIEEVDDEILSDYRVPMTAKGNSVARRLTHIFADPTGYAAGYYSYKWAEVLEADAFSRFLKEGVLNKQTGRDFRRCILSKGNSKPAAELYRDFMGRDPDAEALLIKSGIHQA
- a CDS encoding tetratricopeptide repeat protein, translating into MISFLRPLLPLFCAVLPICPGWAEQETPQPPGAANLTGGNMGVPAAPAPGEWATYPCGGLTMLVATSSSEAQRHVLNGIACLLTFWDDAAYREFRKAIKLDPSCMMAQWGLALSCITPHHEHEARKEQALQNIRLQLELGQLPSRELEYGRALVTLLKNGSPDAAKVFLDIADNWKRDPWAPLFAAMMLRDGFTDKGSPKPGQEQAQTLLDAYLTAHPSTPAAWFMKALLQETNPTMGEDALQAVQKALELVPGYPPALHLLGHIQFRRGDYKASEDSFARAADAYTLWQNEEKLSPADNEGLFRSLAYKAMARFCRGDENGAIREAAKLASRPVDTSRPRATGSLMQLWETRTLPMRLALSRYPWKGSREIESVTPQTLDINPPSLSDGITAACIQVAQGKTALVNGNKKDLSSRLANLEKICTTLVQSGPKADEEGAVSHWVRSLELNDRLGLECKALLYTDSAPIWLQSDVEQQRFSSLLMPPVLPYPAELRLAQWHARKRDWVSCKNSCKEGLRRFPNHAALLALLQKAEQAAVNPEQVLPSSSSRPGKKTGKTKSSSSSRRTSTPSSK
- the argS gene encoding arginine--tRNA ligase; amino-acid sequence: MTIPALLEKKLTDALVTVLGDKIPAGFQPTVTAAADLRFGDYQSNAAMVLAKQARTNPRALAQQIVDEIGNQDICTTDIAGPGFINFKIRPEFFASGVLDMLADDRLGVEATASPKTIVIDFSAPNVAKPMHVGHIRSTIIGDSLARISRFLGHQVITDNHIGDWGTQFGMILWGWKNILDQQALEANPIDELLRVYKDVNAMCKEKPELLDVCKAELVKLQSGDQENLDIWQRCVAVSKSGLEKIYNRLDIHFDHWLGESFYNDALAPLVDDMLASGIARESDGAICVFEEDGKEPSADSPFLVRDKDDWRPNPCIIRKADGGFLYATTDLATLDYRIKTWHADSIWYVVGAPQELHFRQIFDVQRRRGMTGDFRHIAFGSILGDDRRPFKTRSGDTVSLQDVLDEAIERAGKVIEEKSPDMVAEEKSRVSTIVGIGAVKFAELSQNRMTDYVFNWDKMLALQGDTAPYLQNSYVRVRSIFRKLDGETLDWSIPITLTEPAEIHLSRMLVRYAEVVPMVLDDCRPNILAAYLFDLARAFHSFYEACPVLKSEGVTRHSRLALCELTARVLQHGLGLLGIQVPDRM